A genomic window from Thermococcus nautili includes:
- a CDS encoding sulfide/dihydroorotate dehydrogenase-like FAD/NAD-binding protein, which produces MYRILEKKELAMRNIWYKIEAPHVAKKVQPGQFVIVRAFPNGERIPLTPVMWDREEGWIVLITFIRGKTTMRMANELKPGDSILNIAGPLGNPAEMEKFGKILAIGAYTGIVEVYPIAKAWQELGNDVTTLHVTFEPMVVLKDELEKAVGRHVLETVPIDPNLDFPTNMKNVTKRLVEKVREMLEKEDYDLVFMVGPAGDQKAVFEVVKEFGIPMKADLHPIMVDGTGMCGACRVTVGGEVKFACIDGPEFDAYQVDWDVLIARTGYYTDMEKRAFEEYLKAVQGGEQ; this is translated from the coding sequence GTGTACCGGATACTTGAAAAGAAAGAGCTCGCAATGAGGAACATCTGGTATAAGATTGAGGCCCCCCACGTGGCCAAGAAGGTTCAGCCCGGCCAGTTCGTCATCGTGAGGGCCTTCCCGAACGGCGAAAGGATTCCCCTCACACCGGTGATGTGGGACAGGGAAGAGGGCTGGATTGTCCTGATAACCTTCATCCGCGGAAAGACGACCATGAGGATGGCCAACGAGCTCAAGCCCGGCGATTCAATTCTCAACATAGCCGGCCCCCTCGGAAACCCGGCCGAGATGGAGAAGTTCGGCAAAATCCTCGCCATTGGGGCGTATACAGGAATAGTCGAGGTCTACCCGATAGCCAAGGCCTGGCAGGAGCTCGGAAACGACGTCACGACGCTCCACGTCACCTTTGAGCCGATGGTCGTTCTGAAGGACGAGCTTGAGAAGGCCGTTGGAAGGCACGTCCTCGAGACAGTTCCCATTGACCCGAACCTCGACTTCCCGACCAACATGAAGAACGTCACCAAGAGGCTCGTCGAGAAGGTTCGCGAGATGCTTGAGAAAGAGGATTACGACCTCGTCTTCATGGTCGGCCCAGCCGGCGACCAGAAGGCCGTCTTCGAGGTCGTTAAGGAGTTTGGAATCCCGATGAAGGCTGACCTGCACCCGATTATGGTGGACGGAACCGGCATGTGCGGCGCCTGCCGTGTTACCGTCGGCGGCGAGGTCAAGTTCGCCTGCATAGACGGCCCCGAGTTCGACGCCTACCAGGTCGACTGGGACGTCCTCATAGCGAGGACAGGTTATTACACTGACATGGAGAAGAGGGCCTTTGAAGAGTACCTGAAGGCCGTCCAGGGAGGTGAGCAGTGA
- the gltA gene encoding NADPH-dependent glutamate synthase: MVVKRKLIKERVPTPERPAEERIRDFKEVNLGYTFELAVKEAERCLQCPANYAPCIKGCPVHIDIPGFIGKLVQYRDDPDKAVKEALKVIWACNSLPATTGRVCPQEDQCEMNCVMGKVGDKVNIGKLERFVADYAREKGIDEELLFEMVPKIEKKGQKVAIIGAGPAGLTAAGELAKLGYDVTIYEALHEPGGVLMYGIPEFRLPKSIVESEIDKLRKLGVKILTDHIVGKTVTIEELLEEYDAVFIGSGAGTPRLINAPGINLNGIYTANEFLTRVNLMKAYLFPEYDTPVKVGKRVVVIGAGNTAMDAARSARRFGAEVIIAYRRGPEDVSARIEEVEHAKEEGIKFEYFVNPVEFIGDEKGNVKAVKFEKMKALDERDSRGKRKIVGTGEYVTIEADTVIIAIGKHPNRLIINTPGLKVERGRIIVDENLMTSIPGVFAGGDAIRGEATVILAMGDGRRAAKAIHEYLTKKRNENA, from the coding sequence ATGGTCGTTAAGAGGAAGCTCATCAAGGAGCGCGTTCCGACGCCGGAGAGGCCGGCAGAGGAGAGGATTAGGGACTTCAAGGAGGTCAACCTCGGCTACACCTTCGAGCTTGCCGTTAAGGAAGCCGAGCGCTGCCTCCAGTGTCCGGCAAACTACGCGCCCTGTATAAAAGGCTGTCCCGTCCACATAGACATTCCGGGCTTCATCGGCAAGCTCGTCCAGTACCGCGACGACCCGGATAAGGCTGTAAAGGAGGCCCTCAAGGTCATCTGGGCCTGCAACTCCCTTCCGGCCACGACCGGTCGCGTCTGCCCGCAGGAGGACCAGTGTGAGATGAACTGTGTCATGGGTAAGGTGGGGGACAAGGTCAACATCGGCAAGCTCGAGAGGTTCGTTGCCGACTACGCCCGCGAGAAGGGCATAGACGAGGAGCTCCTCTTCGAGATGGTGCCGAAGATAGAGAAGAAGGGCCAGAAGGTTGCAATCATCGGAGCCGGTCCGGCCGGACTTACGGCAGCTGGAGAGCTGGCGAAGCTCGGCTACGACGTTACAATCTACGAGGCCCTGCACGAGCCCGGAGGAGTCCTGATGTACGGCATCCCCGAGTTCAGGCTCCCCAAGAGCATCGTCGAGAGCGAGATTGACAAGCTCAGGAAGCTCGGCGTCAAAATACTCACCGACCACATCGTCGGAAAGACCGTGACCATAGAAGAACTCCTTGAAGAGTACGACGCCGTCTTTATAGGCTCGGGCGCCGGTACGCCAAGGCTCATCAACGCCCCCGGCATAAACCTCAACGGAATCTACACGGCCAACGAGTTCCTCACGCGCGTTAACCTCATGAAGGCCTACCTGTTCCCCGAGTACGACACTCCCGTGAAGGTTGGAAAGCGCGTCGTGGTCATCGGAGCTGGAAACACCGCCATGGACGCCGCGAGGAGCGCGAGGCGCTTCGGTGCCGAGGTCATCATCGCATACAGGCGCGGCCCGGAGGACGTCTCCGCGAGAATTGAGGAAGTCGAGCACGCCAAGGAAGAGGGAATAAAGTTCGAGTACTTCGTCAACCCGGTCGAGTTCATAGGCGATGAGAAGGGCAACGTTAAGGCAGTCAAGTTCGAGAAGATGAAAGCCCTCGACGAGCGCGACAGCAGGGGCAAGAGGAAGATAGTCGGAACCGGCGAGTACGTGACGATTGAGGCGGACACCGTCATAATAGCAATCGGCAAGCACCCCAACAGGCTCATCATCAACACGCCCGGCCTGAAGGTCGAGCGCGGAAGAATCATCGTCGACGAGAACCTTATGACGAGCATTCCGGGAGTCTTCGCAGGTGGAGACGCGATAAGGGGCGAGGCAACGGTTATCCTCGCAATGGGCGACGGAAGAAGGGCCGCGAAGGCAATCCACGAGTACCTCACGAAGAAGAGAAACGAAAACGCGTGA
- a CDS encoding AAA family ATPase, giving the protein MVVTYFDTRPKRKREDLYDREKELSDFENSLRSNNPLTVITGIRRLGKTSLLLVGLNELGVPYILVDFRGVNPNSRMDVYKRIESALNLFFRENRNLWEELKENLRTITGLRVLSFGVNLSWREEKTDLIALFRELEKHDVVLAFDEVQYLRGPVGSEFSGLIAHLYDYSNLRIVMTGSEVGLLHDYLGVDDPKAPLYGRYFHEVTLSRFTREQSRDFLIKGFEQVGVAPPEEIIEDAVEKLDGIVGWLVLFGRRVLEKGSSSEIVEEVFEEAKRLALEEFENFLSKRPAARKRYLEIMRAVASGRNTWEEIKEHLERKEGKSIADSVLARLLKALVDSSFLQKVRDGRNVHYKIPDPVLEAVFK; this is encoded by the coding sequence GTGGTAGTTACGTACTTCGATACCCGACCCAAGAGGAAGCGCGAGGATTTGTACGACAGGGAGAAAGAGCTGAGCGACTTTGAAAACTCTCTCCGCTCAAACAATCCCCTCACGGTCATCACGGGAATCAGGAGGCTGGGGAAAACCTCTCTCCTCCTCGTTGGACTGAACGAACTCGGCGTTCCCTATATCCTCGTGGACTTCAGGGGGGTGAACCCGAACTCCAGAATGGACGTCTACAAGCGGATAGAAAGCGCGTTAAACCTCTTCTTCCGCGAGAACCGCAACCTCTGGGAGGAACTCAAGGAGAACCTCAGAACCATAACGGGCCTTCGAGTTCTGAGCTTCGGCGTCAACCTCTCCTGGCGCGAGGAGAAAACGGACTTGATAGCCCTGTTCCGGGAGCTCGAGAAGCACGACGTCGTTCTGGCCTTCGATGAGGTGCAGTATTTGAGGGGCCCCGTCGGAAGCGAGTTCTCTGGTTTAATCGCTCACCTCTATGACTACTCGAACCTGAGAATCGTCATGACCGGCTCCGAAGTTGGCCTGCTCCACGACTACCTCGGCGTGGACGACCCCAAGGCGCCCCTCTACGGCAGATACTTTCACGAGGTTACACTCTCAAGGTTCACGCGGGAGCAGAGCAGGGACTTCCTTATTAAGGGGTTCGAGCAGGTTGGGGTTGCCCCTCCAGAAGAGATAATCGAGGACGCAGTGGAGAAGCTCGACGGTATCGTCGGCTGGCTCGTCCTCTTTGGCAGGAGGGTTCTCGAGAAGGGCTCCTCCAGTGAAATAGTCGAAGAGGTCTTTGAAGAGGCCAAGAGACTCGCGCTGGAGGAGTTTGAGAACTTCCTCTCTAAGAGACCTGCCGCGAGGAAACGCTACCTGGAGATAATGCGCGCAGTTGCGAGCGGACGGAACACGTGGGAAGAGATAAAAGAGCACCTCGAACGGAAAGAGGGCAAGAGCATAGCCGACAGCGTGCTGGCGAGGCTTCTAAAGGCGCTCGTAGATTCCTCCTTCCTCCAGAAGGTCAGGGACGGTCGGAACGTCCATTACAAAATCCCTGACCCGGTGCTTGAGGCTGTGTTTAAGTAA
- a CDS encoding DUF7132 family protein, translated as MKVLKEWDVKVKLVKTKRGAILHMIELEPGHFYLEQNPLKDSKYGVAYRKIKENFPEFYMFWEIKNNRYTGKLLAGAFLEKKEIDDFITLLAQTEDFKKFEEILEEIEELEEE; from the coding sequence ATGAAGGTTCTGAAGGAATGGGACGTTAAGGTGAAGCTTGTTAAGACAAAGAGGGGAGCGATTCTCCACATGATTGAACTGGAGCCGGGGCACTTCTACCTCGAACAGAACCCGCTCAAGGATTCAAAGTACGGCGTCGCCTACAGGAAGATAAAGGAGAACTTCCCCGAGTTCTATATGTTCTGGGAGATTAAGAACAACCGCTACACCGGAAAGCTCTTAGCTGGAGCGTTCCTGGAGAAGAAGGAGATAGACGACTTCATAACTCTCCTCGCCCAAACCGAGGACTTCAAGAAGTTTGAAGAAATCCTTGAGGAGATTGAAGAGCTTGAGGAGGAGTGA
- the gcvH gene encoding glycine cleavage system protein GcvH: MIEVGEYKVKEGLYYTKDHEWVQVLDDGTVLVGISDYAQKELGDLAYVELPEVGKELSKGDVLCELESVKAVSEVYAPVSGEVIEVNEELEDSPEVLNEDPYEHWIAKLKPSNLDEELKELMDAEAYAKYLESL, from the coding sequence ATGATTGAAGTCGGGGAGTACAAGGTTAAGGAAGGCCTCTACTACACCAAGGACCACGAGTGGGTTCAGGTCCTTGACGACGGAACCGTTCTCGTCGGCATAAGCGACTACGCCCAGAAGGAGCTGGGCGATTTGGCCTACGTCGAGCTTCCCGAGGTCGGCAAGGAGCTCAGCAAGGGCGACGTCCTCTGTGAGCTCGAGAGCGTCAAAGCCGTCTCGGAGGTTTACGCCCCGGTCAGCGGCGAAGTCATTGAAGTCAACGAAGAACTTGAGGACAGCCCCGAGGTTCTCAACGAGGACCCCTACGAGCACTGGATTGCCAAGCTCAAGCCCAGCAACCTCGACGAGGAGCTCAAGGAGCTCATGGACGCCGAGGCCTACGCGAAGTATCTGGAGAGCCTCTGA
- a CDS encoding Na+/H+ antiporter subunit E, whose amino-acid sequence MSRVPFYLKERLEAMNERVLRSRFEASKLPPWERVVLTWLLLLAFWAVITANTEPSNLVLGSVVTLVIALFMRDLITEDIRRSGNIVEKILYFTLIYLPQYLVIMAFRLLESNVKVAKNVILMDIRPGIVKIKTDLNSDTGVTILANSITLTPGTLTLDVKKKLGETYLYVHWIDVETLDREKAGEKIKGDIEEWLKKVFW is encoded by the coding sequence ATGAGTCGCGTTCCCTTCTACCTGAAGGAAAGACTAGAGGCCATGAACGAGAGGGTTTTGAGGAGCAGGTTTGAGGCCTCAAAGCTCCCCCCTTGGGAGAGAGTAGTTCTCACCTGGCTCCTTCTCCTGGCCTTCTGGGCCGTCATAACCGCGAACACGGAACCCTCTAACTTAGTCCTCGGCTCCGTTGTCACCCTCGTGATAGCACTCTTCATGCGCGACCTCATCACGGAGGACATACGTCGAAGTGGCAACATAGTGGAAAAAATCCTCTACTTCACCCTGATTTACCTGCCCCAGTACCTGGTCATAATGGCCTTCCGCCTGCTGGAGAGCAACGTGAAGGTAGCGAAGAACGTGATTCTCATGGACATAAGGCCGGGCATAGTCAAGATAAAGACGGACTTAAACTCGGACACAGGCGTAACGATACTGGCGAACTCAATAACCCTCACCCCGGGCACTCTAACGCTGGACGTCAAGAAAAAGCTCGGAGAGACCTACCTCTACGTCCACTGGATAGACGTCGAGACCCTCGACCGAGAGAAGGCCGGAGAGAAGATAAAGGGGGACATCGAGGAATGGCTCAAGAAGGTCTTCTGGTGA
- a CDS encoding monovalent cation/H+ antiporter complex subunit F, whose translation MAQEGLLVSAFYLLVFTALLVSYRVLRGPTLPDRVVGLNTITTKVVVIIALVAAMRGEYYLIDLAIVLLMVNSVGGLILAKYMERAGGA comes from the coding sequence ATGGCTCAAGAAGGTCTTCTGGTGAGCGCCTTCTACCTGCTAGTCTTCACGGCACTGCTGGTCTCGTACCGCGTGCTCAGGGGACCGACCCTTCCGGACAGGGTGGTGGGGCTTAACACGATAACGACGAAGGTGGTGGTGATAATAGCCCTGGTGGCGGCGATGAGGGGGGAGTACTACCTGATAGACCTCGCCATAGTCCTGCTGATGGTGAACTCCGTGGGAGGGCTTATACTGGCAAAGTACATGGAGCGTGCCGGCGGTGCTTGA
- the mnhG gene encoding monovalent cation/H(+) antiporter subunit G: MLEGLILFGEAVMLFGALGILRFPDVYTRLHAASKCDTGGAMSIILYLVLTMDAPGIVKAKFLVLAFLIAMINPMVSHALARGAYRYGVKPEAVVDMYAWDNP, from the coding sequence GTGCTTGAGGGACTAATCCTCTTCGGCGAGGCGGTGATGCTCTTTGGAGCCCTGGGGATACTCCGGTTCCCGGACGTTTACACCCGGCTTCACGCGGCGAGCAAGTGCGACACGGGAGGGGCCATGAGCATAATCCTCTACCTCGTCCTCACGATGGACGCACCGGGAATCGTCAAGGCCAAGTTCCTCGTGCTGGCCTTCCTGATAGCGATGATAAACCCGATGGTGAGCCACGCCCTCGCGAGGGGGGCCTACCGCTACGGCGTCAAACCCGAGGCAGTGGTGGATATGTATGCTTGGGACAATCCTTGA
- a CDS encoding hydrogenase subunit MbhD domain-containing protein — MLGTILDVVFVAMVVLAIAVVEEENLINAVVKYSLLSLLFILALFELNAPDVALSAIVVGAIVIGVFLFTIEEVGR; from the coding sequence ATGCTTGGGACAATCCTTGACGTGGTCTTCGTGGCGATGGTGGTTCTAGCTATTGCCGTGGTCGAGGAGGAGAACCTCATAAACGCGGTGGTCAAGTACTCCCTGCTCAGCCTGCTCTTTATCCTGGCCCTCTTCGAGCTGAACGCACCGGACGTGGCGCTCTCGGCGATAGTGGTGGGGGCGATAGTGATAGGCGTGTTCCTGTTCACAATTGAGGAGGTGGGGCGGTGA
- a CDS encoding Na(+)/H(+) antiporter subunit B yields MKMSVVVRTTTKMVSPFLVTYAAYLMLYGHVSPGGGFQGGVILAVAVILLITSHGYRKVRRRFHFNWASLIESSAGVMLVLLGVVGLMAGAFYANFLDTEGGIILPFNVIVGLEVGAAFTFVFYILLRWVESD; encoded by the coding sequence GTGAAGATGAGCGTCGTGGTGAGGACAACCACCAAGATGGTCAGCCCGTTTCTCGTCACGTACGCCGCGTACCTGATGCTCTACGGCCACGTGAGTCCCGGGGGCGGCTTCCAAGGAGGTGTGATTCTCGCGGTCGCGGTGATACTGCTCATAACCTCCCACGGCTACCGGAAGGTCAGGAGGAGGTTCCACTTCAACTGGGCGAGCCTGATAGAAAGCTCCGCAGGGGTCATGCTAGTGCTCCTGGGCGTGGTGGGACTTATGGCAGGCGCGTTCTACGCCAACTTCCTCGACACCGAGGGGGGCATAATCCTGCCCTTCAACGTCATCGTCGGGCTGGAGGTCGGCGCTGCCTTCACCTTCGTCTTCTACATACTCCTGAGGTGGGTGGAAAGTGATTAG
- a CDS encoding cation:proton antiporter subunit C, whose protein sequence is MISPELAGIAVMLVGIYGLMAKREPVKLVLSLNVVSLGLVLFFVGLAYYPGGDVPVMPTEPVDPLPATLMLTTLVVDVAITSLALAMVLRGGDAP, encoded by the coding sequence GTGATTAGTCCTGAGCTTGCGGGCATAGCGGTGATGCTGGTCGGAATCTACGGCCTGATGGCAAAGAGGGAGCCGGTAAAGCTCGTGCTGTCCCTCAACGTGGTGTCCCTCGGCCTGGTCCTGTTCTTCGTCGGTCTGGCGTATTACCCGGGCGGCGACGTCCCGGTCATGCCGACCGAACCCGTTGACCCGCTCCCGGCGACGCTGATGCTGACGACGCTCGTCGTGGACGTGGCGATAACGTCGCTCGCCCTTGCGATGGTGCTTAGAGGGGGTGATGCCCCTTGA